DNA from Poecilia reticulata strain Guanapo unplaced genomic scaffold, Guppy_female_1.0+MT scaffold_1010, whole genome shotgun sequence:
aactgtttgtaactttaaatattttatacaacctttaaattattttctaatgaaaaatCACAAcgtttttcttaaatatttctgtgaacaaataactgaataaaagcatccaggtgaatatttatgctttatttGAGTGTGAACCTTTAATGTCTGAATGCAAACCAGCGAGGGATTGAAAACATTGAGAATGAGTCATGGgtattgctttttttataattaaaagcTTTAATATCCAACTTCAAAAGTGTCATTTCTACCSGGTCAGATCTGAAACTGACCTTTTAttaccaagaaaaataaatgctcaTACAGGAACAACTGAcggaaataagaaataaaacttctcCAGCACCAAACGCTGCAGGATAAACCCAGATCACCTTCTATTTTCCATCAGTCCCAACCTCTAAATCCTAGTAAAGGTAAGTTTCACTCAGACCGGAGCTCAGACTGACCTTTGAAGAAGCAGTCTTTGCTGTGCACCACGTAGATGCGCCTCCTCTCCAGGCAGGCGGTGCGGTAAACCTCGCAGTGGTTCTCGTAAAACCTGCCGTCCGAGCCGCACACGGGCACAAAGGAGGGCCGACATTTTTCCTGGCACACGCACTCGGCGCGCCCGCTCTCCGCCATCAGCACACACTGCCGGCCTCTTCCACAGT
Protein-coding regions in this window:
- the LOC103461309 gene encoding follistatin-related protein 4-like codes for the protein HSDAEEDPCHRTYCGRGRQCVLMAESGRAECVCQEKCRPSFVPVCGSDGRFYENHCEVYRTACLERRRIYVVHSKDCFFKDLICFTLRRLGRRKLVLRSEPQSPAGANMAAE